The window AGTTTTCCACACAAAAACTAAACAAAGTAGCTTTAAATAAACTTTCAAATATTTTGAAAATGATTATTACAATCGCATGATTAATTAAAAAGATCAATTAAAAACAAGGCAATAAATTAAACGTTATACTTGTAAAAAACAGCTATATGGCAACCGCTCAACAAATTAGAAAAGCATATCTGGATTTTGTTTTAACGCAGAACGAAAAACCAAAATCAGTTTACAGCTTCGTTAAGAAGCTTAAAATTACAGAGGCCGATTTTTACCAGTCCTTCTCTTCTTTTGAAAGTATCGAAAAAACCATCTGGTTCGAACTTACTTTCGAAACCATTAGCAAAATAAAGGAGCAGGAAGTTTGGCCGCAATACACTGCGCGCGAAAAAATGCTTTCTTTTTTCTACAGCTATCTCGAAAATCTGAAAAACCAGCGAAGCTTTATTATTTACAGTTTAAAAAACTATAAGGGCAAATTTTCTACCCCCGATGTTTTAGCGGGAGTAAAACCCATTTTCGAAAACTTTGCACAAGAGGTAATTGATGAAGGATTAGATAGCGGAGAACTTGCCGAGCGCCGTTTCTTAAGTAAAAGATATAAAGATGCCTTGTGGATCCAGTTTGCTTTTATCGTTAATTTCTGGATTAATGATGACAGCGAAGGCTTTGAAAAAAGTGACGAGGCCATAGAAAAAGGCATTAACGTAACTTTCGATCTTTTTCAGCACTCACCTATAGATAATTTACTGGAATATGGCAAATTCTTATCGAGAAATGGAAAATTTGCAGATAAAATGGGTTTTTAGCAATTTAAATGAAGACACAAAAAAGTATCCCCACCACTAAGGTAGAACGCTCGGCCAAGTTTGTTAAAACGGGTATCCAGATTGGTGGCAATTATATAAAACATTATTCGAAAAAGTTGTTTAACCCCGAAATGGACCGCGAACAACTTAACGAAGATAATGCAACCGACATTTATAAATCGCTTAGCGAATTAAAAGGCAGTGCATTAAAAATTGCACAGATGCTAAGCATGGATAAAAACATATTGCCTAAATCTTATGTCGATAAATTTACCCAGTCACAATACAATGCCCCGCCCCTTTCGGGTCCGTTAATTGTGCGCACCTTTACCAAAAACTTTGGTAAGACGCCCGAAAATATATTCGATAGCTTTAATCTTAGCTCTAGCAATGCAGCTTCTATTGGCCAGGTACACCAGGCAATTTTAAATGGCAAGAAACTGGCGGTAAAAATTCAATATCCAGGTGTAGGCGATAGCATATCATCTGACTTGAAACTGGTAAAGCCCTTTGCATTTCGCTTGCTTGGCATGTCTGAAAGGGAACTGAATATTTACATTAAAGAGGTTGAGGAGCGTTTGCTTGAAGAAACAGATTACGAACTGGAGGTAAAGCGCTCTATCGAGTTTTCTGAAGCTTGTAAAAACCTTAATCATGTGGTTTTTCCTAAATATTACCCCGAATTATCGGGCAAGCGTATCATTACCATGGACTGGATTGAAGGCTTACACTTGAAAGAATTTTTAAAAACCAATCCTTCTCAGGCTTTGCGCAATAAAATCGGGCAGGCGCTGTGGGATTTCTATAATTTTCAGCAGCACGAATTAAGGGCTGTACATGCCGATCCGCACCCGGGGAATTTTATGATTACACCTGACGAAAATTTAGGCGTAATTGATTTCGGTTGTATTAAAGAAATGCCCGACGACTTTTACTATCCTTTTTTCTCACTGATTTCTACCGATGTTTTTAACGATAAAAACAGAACTATTGAAGCTTTCAGACAGCTGGAGATGATCCATGCGGACGACACTGTAGAGCAAATAGAATTTTACCACAATTCGTACAGTGAAATGATTAAGTTGTTTGCCAAACCCTATACCAGCAAAGTTTTCGACTTTAGCAAACCCGATTTTTTTGATCAGTTATATATTTATGGTGAAAAGATTTCGAAAATGCCCGAATTTAAGCAGGCCCGTGGGGTAAAACATTTTATTTATGTTAACCGAACAAATTTTGGCTTGTACCAGATTTTGCATGAATTAAAGGCTACCGTTAATACCGACACCTATAAACCTACTTTGAATAGATAAACTTAAAACATCAGATCCGTTTTAAGCCATAAAATTGAAATATTTTTATTTTGATTGGGCGATTTGTATTCCATCAAAATAATTTCCGTTTTGTAAGTCTATTCCTAATAATCGATCAGAATTGGTGGTATTCTGACTCATGGTAATTATAATTTTATTTCCGTCTTTTCGCTCAACTTTAAAATCAGGTTGGACCACCACAAAATTCTGACCTGTTTTTTCGATATTTTTTAAATCGACATAGGTTTTGTTTAGTGAAATACCATTTAGCCACCAACCAGTAGTTTCTGTTGTAACAACAATTGAATTGTTGCTGGAATTAAAACTTGCTGTTTTTTGAGAAAGTTTTATGTTATCATCCCATTTCCCAATTTCTCGGCCCTTATTACATGAAACCGTTAAAAAAAGCGCTACAGCAAGCGATAAATAGAGCGTAATTTTTTTCATTATTAGTTTATACGTTATTGTTCGGCGTTCTTTTTCACCACATTTACCATATGGTCTAAATCAAATGGTTTTTCGATGTAATCGTCGGCCTTACAATCTTCGGCCTCCTGCGGCAAATTATTTGAGGTAGAGGTTAGTACGGCCGATACATCTTCAGTCTGAGGATCAGATTTAAGTGCCTTAATTACTTCCGATCCTTTTTTCTTACCTTTTATATGGTCATCAACCACTACCACGTCAGGCTCAATCTCGTCTATCTTTTCTATGGGTTCAGTTGTTAACGATGCGGTTACCTCAAAGCCTTCCTCTTCCAGCACCTGGTCCATAATATCGAGGATATCTTTATTATCCTGAACAAGTACAACTTTTTTCTTCATATGTAAACCGACTAATTTTTATGATTAAAGATAATGAAAAACTATTTGCAAATGAGAATCGTCTGCAGATTTTACCCATCCGGATAAAAATATTTCAGTAAGCAGAATTTTTTGCTCCGGTTCGTCTTGAATTTATGCCCGTTGGTCGAGTATTACTAATCGATTGTATAAAAATGCAAAAGGTGCTGCAACGTTTTTAAAATCACAGCGTCTTATCTACAAAACAAAACAAAAACAGACTTAAACAATTCAATAACAATTAATTAACATTTAATTATTAAATATAAAATACTATGAAAACCTCAATCAAATCCCTAATCGCCACTTCATTAACAGCAATCGTTTTATCTTCGGCCTTATTTACAACCAGTGTTTCGGCTACAGAAAAAGAACCAGAAAAAATTATTAAAATTTCTGATTTTAAACGAATCTCAGTAAAAGGAAATGTAGAGTTAACTATTGTTCAAAAAGGCTCAATTGGTATTTCTTATAATGATGATAACTATGGCACTGCAAAAGTGGTACAAGATGGCGATGCCTTAAGAATTACTTCTACCAGTCCTGAAAAAACAAAATTAACAGTTGTTGTTAACGACATCTATAGAATTGAGGCTTCAGAAAATGCAGTAGTTAAAACTGACGGAAAATTAAGCACCAAATACCTTCAAATTTTCTTAAGAGGAAATGCACATGCCGATATCAATACCAGTTCAGAAGGTTTATACACTGTAATTGCTGATGATGCAGACTTAAAATTAAGCGGATCAACTGATAATCATACTTTGGTAATGGGTAAATCGCAAAAATTAACAATCGATAGGTTTGCAGCTTTAAAAACCAATATCAGTTCGGTAGAAACTGTTGCAGTAGAAAAAGAGATCGCAGCAATCAAATAATATACGCACACACAAATGAACTTTAGGCTCCCTCACAGGAGCCTTTTTTGTTTATAAACAAAAAACCTCCGGTTTAAAACCGGAGGTTTTTTAATTATGCTTAACGCTGCAGTACTTTAGCAATTTCCTGCTCAATCGATTTGATCTCTTTGGGCTTCAGTTTTTTTGTAGCATCGGCTTTAGCCTTTTTCTCTTCTACATACTTTACGCCAACCCGTAGTGCTTTTAATCCCGAAACGCCCTGCAACTCTTCCAGCTCCAGGTGTTCTAAATCATCATTTAAATAGCCCTGAACCTGCATGTATTTAATGTACTCTAAATACTCTTTGGCTTCTTCAGGGTTAAAGTAAACCATGGCTATTTTATGCGGCTGTGTTAAACGTTCGGCCGTGTCTTTAACCAACACCTTATCAATACGTTTTTTAACTACCTCGTAACGGATATTATATGCGCCTTCTACATCGAAACGACGTTCATCGTTCCTGAAACTAATGTCAATGGCATTAGAGTGGATAAAAATCAATTGCGTAGTTTCAAGTGCACGTGGCATTTCGGCAATTAAACTTTTCGATAAACGGGCAATATCTACCATCGAAGTAAGTTGCCAAAGGCGGATATTTTTCAGGTAAAGTAAATCGAATGGTTTTTCGGGAGCAATTTCCTGACCAATGTAAATATCGTACTCAACGCCATCGGTTCTAAACTTGGCAAAATAGCAAGGATAAGAGGCTTGCAGCTTTGATTGCGATTTTTCCAAGTACTGACTTACTTCGGTATTGATCAGCTGCATAGAAACCTCCAGTTGCCTGCGATTTTCGAATGCGCCACCGGTTTCGGGTACTACCACCTCGAAATACTTGTCGATAACTTCGGCAGTTTTAGGGTGATTACCTTTAATAATTGATAAGAACGGATAAACTTCTATTTCTAAAAATTCGTTCAGCTGGCTTTCTTCGTTCGAAGAAGCAAAATCGCCGATTCGTTTAATCCAGTCTTTACAATTGAAAATCAGTTTATCAATCAACTCTAAAGAAACATGCTTGCGGATGAGTTTTAGCGTATCAATCAGCGTATTCAATTGCACCTCCATATCGTCTTTCAGCGCTTTGTTACGCTCGATAGTAGAGTTGCGGATATCGATGGCACCAAAAAGCGGATACAAATGCTTAAAGGTAATGGTTTCGATTTCTTTTAATTTATGGTAGCCATTGTTCTGCTGAAGGAAATGCCAAACGGCCTCGTTAAACTTCCACTGAACAGAAGGTTGCAAAGCGGTAAACTTATCCATCAGAATTTCATCCATTTTGGCATCAAACTCTTCAATACTGTATTGGAAAAGCTGGCCAATTAACGGCAAGGCTGGACGTAACCTCGACAGCAATTTATCATCAACGGCTACTTCATCGTTAGAGTATACTTCCAATACCCCTGCCAGTTGCTTATTGTAATAAATAGGCAGCACCGAATAAGAGCAAACGCCAGCGGCTTTTAAAACCTTTAAAAAGGGATCTTTCTCTATCTGATCGTCGTTAATGGCACTTACAAAAATAGACCGTGGGTTTTCCTTGTATTTATCAACCAGCGAATAAAAAACTTCTTCTTCTAAATTGGAAGCTTTTGCCGAATTGATAAGCATACTCTGCGAAAATTCCTGATTATCGAATACCAGCTTATTGTTAACCGTTAAAAATGGCATTAAGCCAAATTCGAGCTTGCTGTTTCCACTCAGTGTTTTTAAGGCATGTATTACATGGCTATAAGCTTCGGTTTGATAATTATGATCAACCAAAGCACCACGAATACCCTCGATAGAATGCTGCAAAGTTACATCGGTAATGGAAATAATGCTGAAGCCTTCAAAACGAAAATCGCTTAAAGGCAGGTGCTCTACCAGGTATTCTAATTCTGTTTCTTCCTGAAAATGTTTACCCAGGGCTTCAAAATTAAGCTCAGGTAAATCGCCTTTATGCATAATATCTACAAACTTGGTATCGGTTTGAATATTGTAGTATTGCGTAAGCTTGGTTTCCTGGTTTAAATGGGCATAAATAATCTCATTTTTAAGCACCGAGGTAAAATTATAAAAACGGGCCAAAATGGTATTGTAAATAAATTTCAGCTGTTTTTTTTCTACCGGCTCATTATCCTTTGTTACTTTGTTCTTTGGATCGTGATCTTTAAAAAACTGATAAAAAGCATTGGTACTAAAAAATATCTGATCGGGAATTGGGGTACTTAAAGCCCAAAACAAATCGTCTTCATTATCCATTAAAGGCGTTAGAATGGTAAAAATCAATTCTAACGTATCTTTATATTTCGATAAATCTTCGGCGCTTATGCCACCTAAAAGTACATCGTCTTTTTCTATTTTTTGAAGTAGAAACCTGTAAAATTCTGATTTTACGGATTTCTCTGTTTTCAAACGGCCCTTTAAATACTCCACTAGTGGACGAAAAGACAGACTTGATTCTACCTGGCAATGAATACATTCATTTTTATGTATCTGTATTACATTGGTGTTCATTGTATAAGTTTTGCTATAGGGTAAAAATTATAGTTATCTAATTAGTTACTAAACTCTTGCAAAGATACTTACTGCCCAATGCAATGTTAGTCTGCTGAACGTAATACTTCGATAAAACATCCATAATTATGTTACACAAATTTAGTACCTAAAATTTAGCGATACGTACGGATACCAGCCATCGCTCGAGTGTCCCATCACAAATCGTACAACTGTGAGTGATGCCGGTGCAAAATAAACCCCACCACCTACGCCGTGGTGCCATACTGTTGATGGTTCGTCACGTTTCCAAACCCTGCCAACATCGTAAAAGCCCAGTAAGCCAACTTGTCCGGGTAAAACGTAACTTACCAAATCTCCAAGCTTTGCCCTAAGCTCTAAATTATTGTAAAACATATGTTCGCCGGCAAACCTAAACTGGCGGTAACCTAACAGGTTTCCTTGTCCGCCTAAGTATAAAGCCTGGTAAAAAGCTGGCTTACCCACTGTAACCCCACCGCCAAAACGATCGGCCAGGATAAAATTCTTTCTGCCATCTAAATTTTTATAAAGTGCAATACTGGCGGTAAATTGTCCGATAGAATTGGAATATTTATTTACGCCTTTATAACCCAAAAGTTTAAAA is drawn from Pedobacter sp. HDW13 and contains these coding sequences:
- a CDS encoding AarF/ABC1/UbiB kinase family protein produces the protein MKTQKSIPTTKVERSAKFVKTGIQIGGNYIKHYSKKLFNPEMDREQLNEDNATDIYKSLSELKGSALKIAQMLSMDKNILPKSYVDKFTQSQYNAPPLSGPLIVRTFTKNFGKTPENIFDSFNLSSSNAASIGQVHQAILNGKKLAVKIQYPGVGDSISSDLKLVKPFAFRLLGMSERELNIYIKEVEERLLEETDYELEVKRSIEFSEACKNLNHVVFPKYYPELSGKRIITMDWIEGLHLKEFLKTNPSQALRNKIGQALWDFYNFQQHELRAVHADPHPGNFMITPDENLGVIDFGCIKEMPDDFYYPFFSLISTDVFNDKNRTIEAFRQLEMIHADDTVEQIEFYHNSYSEMIKLFAKPYTSKVFDFSKPDFFDQLYIYGEKISKMPEFKQARGVKHFIYVNRTNFGLYQILHELKATVNTDTYKPTLNR
- a CDS encoding TetR family transcriptional regulator C-terminal domain-containing protein, yielding MATAQQIRKAYLDFVLTQNEKPKSVYSFVKKLKITEADFYQSFSSFESIEKTIWFELTFETISKIKEQEVWPQYTAREKMLSFFYSYLENLKNQRSFIIYSLKNYKGKFSTPDVLAGVKPIFENFAQEVIDEGLDSGELAERRFLSKRYKDALWIQFAFIVNFWINDDSEGFEKSDEAIEKGINVTFDLFQHSPIDNLLEYGKFLSRNGKFADKMGF
- a CDS encoding GAF domain-containing protein; translated protein: MKTEKSVKSEFYRFLLQKIEKDDVLLGGISAEDLSKYKDTLELIFTILTPLMDNEDDLFWALSTPIPDQIFFSTNAFYQFFKDHDPKNKVTKDNEPVEKKQLKFIYNTILARFYNFTSVLKNEIIYAHLNQETKLTQYYNIQTDTKFVDIMHKGDLPELNFEALGKHFQEETELEYLVEHLPLSDFRFEGFSIISITDVTLQHSIEGIRGALVDHNYQTEAYSHVIHALKTLSGNSKLEFGLMPFLTVNNKLVFDNQEFSQSMLINSAKASNLEEEVFYSLVDKYKENPRSIFVSAINDDQIEKDPFLKVLKAAGVCSYSVLPIYYNKQLAGVLEVYSNDEVAVDDKLLSRLRPALPLIGQLFQYSIEEFDAKMDEILMDKFTALQPSVQWKFNEAVWHFLQQNNGYHKLKEIETITFKHLYPLFGAIDIRNSTIERNKALKDDMEVQLNTLIDTLKLIRKHVSLELIDKLIFNCKDWIKRIGDFASSNEESQLNEFLEIEVYPFLSIIKGNHPKTAEVIDKYFEVVVPETGGAFENRRQLEVSMQLINTEVSQYLEKSQSKLQASYPCYFAKFRTDGVEYDIYIGQEIAPEKPFDLLYLKNIRLWQLTSMVDIARLSKSLIAEMPRALETTQLIFIHSNAIDISFRNDERRFDVEGAYNIRYEVVKKRIDKVLVKDTAERLTQPHKIAMVYFNPEEAKEYLEYIKYMQVQGYLNDDLEHLELEELQGVSGLKALRVGVKYVEEKKAKADATKKLKPKEIKSIEQEIAKVLQR
- a CDS encoding GIN domain-containing protein — translated: MKTSIKSLIATSLTAIVLSSALFTTSVSATEKEPEKIIKISDFKRISVKGNVELTIVQKGSIGISYNDDNYGTAKVVQDGDALRITSTSPEKTKLTVVVNDIYRIEASENAVVKTDGKLSTKYLQIFLRGNAHADINTSSEGLYTVIADDADLKLSGSTDNHTLVMGKSQKLTIDRFAALKTNISSVETVAVEKEIAAIK
- a CDS encoding two-component system response regulator encodes the protein MKKKVVLVQDNKDILDIMDQVLEEEGFEVTASLTTEPIEKIDEIEPDVVVVDDHIKGKKKGSEVIKALKSDPQTEDVSAVLTSTSNNLPQEAEDCKADDYIEKPFDLDHMVNVVKKNAEQ